AATGCGCCAGTAGCGTCGACCGGCGATTTGCTTACTCTTTTGAAACCCATCACCGAAAAAACGGAGGTGTTTCCCGAGTGGAAGCGATGTTTCGGTCCCCGAGAGCCCACTAAAGACAGCGGTGCTGGGGCAGGTCATTAAACATTGTCCCGCGCGATTGGTAACCGCTTTACCAAGCGCATCGGAAGAGAATCCAAATAATAAGATATTGGCTCCCACACGTCCGTCGGGCGTTTGGGAGGAATCTAAATAGTTTTCAACTCCCGCTTCGGCATCACAAGCAATCACACTGGTGGCATACCCTGTAAAAGCTTGAATGGCAGCTGCAAGCCAATGCGCATCGTGCGCGGTGATGATCACACGGGTGTAGCGCATGCCAAAAGCTTCGGCAAACGTATCATCGATCGTCACGCTACCCAGTTTCACGTTCGCTAGTTCCTTCCGGTGGTCGTCACGGCTCAATCGCGCCGGTCGCAGCACTTTCCTACGACGGCGGAGCGAGAAATTTGAATCTCGGCGGCACCATCGTGGGTAATGTGCTCGGGCAATCTCTCGCAGGCTCGCCAGTCACAAGTTTGCCAGTATAGAAGTTCGCGCGGGAAGATGCTGCGGGAAGTCGCGGCGGTCGCTTGCAAATCGGGTGGTCTACGCAAGTTTTGCGGAGGCCGGATGTAACAGTCCTCCCCGGTGCCGACCAATGGTCTCTGTTCAGCGAGTGGTTCCGGTAGACGAAGTGGAGCAAGTCGTAACGGCGACTCAGGTTCCATTACGCTCTAGCTAGGGAGTGCCAGTTACACACCTACCTACCCCTCGAGAGCTGGAGATAGTCGAGAAAAACTTCGTTTCGCAACTACCACTGTCTTCGCAGCTTACGCACGCGACACCGTTTTTCTCTTGAACTTTGCAATTGCATCGACTAGCGAGATACTCGATAATTATTGGCTGGGGAGCTTTCGGATGATTCGCCCCCTGTATGTTTCGACCGCAGCTGCTCCCGATGGAGCGCCGACTGATTCGTCCAACCGCCTCAGCGACCGATACCCACCTACCACGAGGCCAGCGATGTCGGAAGAGTTTGATCCGTATCGCAAATGGCTGGGGATACCGGCCAAAGATCAGCCGGCCAATCACTATCGCCTGCTGGGGATTCCTCATTTTGAGGACGATCCCGACGTCATCGACAACGCCGCGACACGGCAGATCGCGCACGTTCGTACGTTTCAGTCGGGTAAGCATGCCGCGCAGTCGCAAAAAATCCTCACCGAGCTGACCCAAGCACGCCTCTGCTTACTTCAGCCGGAGAAAAAATCGGCATACGACGCCAACCTGCGCGCGGAACTCGCCGCTGCTGGTCGGCTCTCGGGCGAGATTCCTCCCCCCGCAACCGTTCCACCCATGGCAGTGCCACCGGTCGCGGTGCCACCGATTGCTGGGCCGGTACTCAAACCGAGCGATGCCGCTCCACCACCGCCACGCGTCAGCTCCAAGCCTGCTGTTCCGCCGGTCGTCACCACTCCGATCGTCACTAGCCCGGTCGTGAGCACACCTGCTCCCCCTGTCACCGCCACATCGGTGCCTGCCGCAACAGCTCCTGGCGCGAGTGGCATTGGTCGCCGACGCGGAACTCCTCCGGTCATCATTCCGCCACCATTCGATTTACCACCGGCACCGCCAGTTGCCGCAGTAGGGTCACCCCCTGCAGCGCCAGTGATCGCTGCGATGGTAGCTCCGAGCAGCAAGAGCGAACCTGTTCGCAAACCGGCAGTGCGCTGGCGCACCGATGGCGAAGGTCCGCACGATGCCGAGGTCGCTCCGGTGCCGATTCCGATGCAGGCTGTCGCAGCACCTCCGATCGCTGCTGTCGATAAACCCCAAGAGACAGCCCCACGCCCCGCAACATCAGCCTCCTTCCCCTGGCCGCTGATGATCGCCGCTGGCGCAGGTGTCGTCGTGCTGATGTTCCTCGGCCTCATCGTGCTGGTGGTTGTAGGCAGCGCGCTGACAAAGGGACCGAATGTCGCCAGTTCGAGTGATGCGCCAGCCGCTGGGGCGAGCACCACGCTTGCTAGTAGTTCAGCACCCAGCAGCAGCCCGAGCACGATGAACGCTTCGAACGAGCGTCGACCCGAGCGCCGTCCTCCCACGCGACCTGCCAATGCGGGTGACGACACGCCGACTCCATTTCCGATCGGTTCGGGAGTCCCTGCGGAAGAATCACCGGCGACGGAAACGAGTGCTGCACCAAGCCCCTTGCCCGAGCTTCCGCGAGGGGATGACTCGATGCGATTCGCGACTCCCGAAGAGCGGATTCGAAGTGAACTGTTCCAAGCGCGGAGCGCGATTGGAAATCGAGACAACGATCATTTTCGCAGGCACATGGCCGAGGCCAATCAGCTGATCGATCGTCATCCATCACCTCCGGAAGAGCTGGTGAAAGAGGCCGCGCATCTGCGCGATGCCAAGAACAAACTCGATACGTTTTGGACAGCGGTCCGCGAGTCGGCTGCCAAACTTCCCGATGGCACGATGCTCAGAATTCGTGGCGAGCGGATCGAGTTCTTGCGCCGCGAGGGATCGATTCTGTTTCTGAAAACGCAGGACGGGAGTCAGCTGGAGCGCGAAGTTCGCGAGCTTGATCCAGCCACTGCGATCGCCATCGCATTCGGTGGCAAGAAACCCGAAACGGCCGAAATTCGGGCACTTTCCGCCCTCTTTTTGCTCTTCGATGCCAAGGCAATTGCCGACAGCCGAGCGACCCACATTGCCCGGCAGCTTTTCGTGTCTGCCTTTCGTTTGGGACTTCGAGATGCGACGGCTGAAGCAGAACTCGCCACGCAAGGCTTTCGCTTCGATCCCGAAAATCTTCCCCCACCTTCACCTGATTTCGATGACGTGGACGAACAAGCGGTCGTGAACTAACAGATGCATACAGAGCATCTTCACTATGCGCACATGCACGAGCGATTCTTCACGAGCGCGCGAGAAGTTCTGCGAGTTGCCTCGCGATTGCTCGAGGATCATTCGACTGGTCGAGCGCGGCGAGTATCTGCCGGAACGCTTGCTCGAGCTCGCGCGAGAACAACAGCGGACTTCCCTGAGCAAGTGGCGTTGGCACCAGTTGCTTCTCGAGGAGAGCGAGCAGTTCACGAATGCCTGCACCTGTCAGCGCGCTCGCGGAGAGCGAAGGGGCGCGTGCAATCGTGGTGTTGATCGCTGCCAACTGCTCGAAGCTGCACTGAGGAGGCAGGTCCGATTTGTTTCCCACCACGATCAGCGCGGCGGTAAGACGTGGTAGGACCTGCGCGAGAAACGCCTGGTCGTCGGCGGTGAGGGGCGCACTTTGATCGAACACCAGTAGCGCGAGATCGCACGTCGCGATGCTGGCGAGCGTCCGCTCGATCCCTTCGCGCTCGATCGGCTCCGAAGTCTCGCGCACACCTGCGGTGTCGGAGATTTCCACTGCATAACCACCCAGCGCAGTGGTCACTTGCACCACGTCGCGCGTCGTCCCTGGCTGATCAAAAACCATCGCCCGCGCATAACCGACAAGCTGATTCAGAAGCGCGCTCTTACCAGCGTTCGGCCGCCCAACGATCGTCACACGATAGGGCTCGGTTAAATGAATCGCTTGGCGCGCGGTGGTCAGCAGGTCCTTGATCTGTCGCCGAGCGCCGGCCACATCACCGCGCTCGAGCGAATCGATCATGTAGCGCACAGCGCTACTGAGAGCCCCGCGTGTTTGATCGAGCAAGTGCGCGGCGGCGAGCGAGGTCTTGGCGCGCGTGAGACGCTCCATCGCTTGTAACTTCAGGGCATCGCACGTGCTGCGGGCGACATACAGGGCAGGATCGACCAGCACGCAACCTTCGCGCGCGAGGGACTGCGTGATCCGCGCGACAGCCGACCGGCCGCCGTGGCACGAAATCTCGGCAGCATCGGGGGCCACCAGCGCGACCACCAGTTCCTCTTCAGCCTCTCCGTCGAGATCAGACTGCCAGTGTCCCACGAGCACACTTCCAACACGTTCTTTCAGGGGGAGTGTTTGCTGTTTCGTTCCGAGAGGCCGAAAAGTTCGGGCGAGTGTCGCGAGGGCTGCTTCTCCCCAAATCGCGATCACGGCTATGGCAGCTGCCCCCGCTGGCGAGAGAACGGCAAACAGCGGCGCTGAAATATTCGGGGAGGGGGTTGCCATGGGGCAATAATTCGAGGTTATGGATGGTTCAGCGGCGCGGCCGGCGCCCGAGTGAATCGTTGCGACTCTCCACCCATGCGTTCACGCAGTATCACGACTTAACTTAGCATCATGGCAAGTGTACCCGACCTAAGGATTCGCGTCCTCCGCGACCTGCCGGTTCGAGCCGATGGCGAATTTGTGCTGTACTGGATGATCGCGTTTCGCAGGCGGCGCTCGAACTTCAGTTTACAGCGAGCGGTGGAGTGGGCTCGGGAACTGCGCAAGCCTTTGGTGATTCTCGAAGCTGTTCGAACGCGCTACGAATGGGCCAGCGACCGACTTCATCGCTTCATCATCGAGGGGATGCAAGACAACGCGCACGATCTCGGTGAGCTACGGCAGTCGGGCGTGGTCTATCATCCCTACGTCGAGCCGACGCATGGTGCCGGCGCGGGACTTCTTGAAGCGTTAGCTAAGCGAGCGGCTGTCGTCATCACCGACGACTTCCCCTGCTTCTTCCTGCCGCAGATGACGAAAGTCGCGGCGCGGAAGGTGCCGGTGCGGATGGAAACGATCGATGGAAACGGCATTCTGCCGATGCGAGCCGCCGACAAAACTTTCACGATGGCGTTTCACTTTCGTCGCTGGCTGCAGAAAAATCTCAAGCCTCATTTGGCCGAAGAGGCGTTTCCCGAGGAAGATCCTCTCGCCAGAGTGAAACTTCCGGCGCTCAAAAAACTACCGGCCGAGATCACCGAGCGCTGGCCGGCGGCCGATTTCAAACAGCTGCTCGGGGCACGTGGTCTCGCGCAGTTGCCGATCGATCACAGTGTGACGCCGACGAGTGAAGTGGGTGGAGCGGCGAGCGCTGCGCGGGTGCTCGAGCGTTTTCTCGACAGTCGCCTGAGCCGCTATGGCGAGCGGAACGAGCCCGATGCCAACGCCGCGAGTGGCCTCTCCCCTTGGCTTCACTTTGGGCATGTGAGTGTGCACGACATTGCTCGTCGGGCACTGGCGCGCGAAAGCTGGTCGCACGCTAAATTGTCGGCGAAGACCGATGGAAAAGCGGGAGCCTGGTGGGGTGTTTCAGCAGCATGTGAAGGCTTTCTCGACGAACTGATCACCTGGCGCGAGATCGGTTTTAATTTCTGCTCGAGGAACGACAACTTCGATCAGGACGAATCGCTCCCCACTTGGGTCCAGAAGACACTCGACAAGCATGCCGTCGATCCGCGCCCGAATCTCTACACCCTCGATCAGTTCGAGTCGAGTACGACCCACGATCTGCTGTGGAATGCCGCACAGCGTCAGTTGGTGCGCGAAGGCCGCATTCACAACTACATGCGGATGCTGTGGGGGAAAAAAATTCTCGAGTGGAGCACTTCACCGCGCGAAGCGCTCCGGATCATGATCCAGCTAAACAACAAATACGCGCTCGACGGCCGCAATCCCAATTCGTACAGCGGGATTTTTTGGATCCTCGGTCGCTACGATCGCCCCTGGTCGCCCGAGCGACCCATTTTTGGCAACATTCGCTACATGTCGAGCGACAATACCGCCCGCAAGCTGCGCGTGAAGAACTATCTGAAGCAGTTCGGGAGCGATCTCCCCGCTGCGAGTCAAAAACAGATGTTCTAGTGCGTGGCGCATGGACGAGTCATCCCCGCCAATTGCGGCTCTCAGCAAAACTTTTGCCATGCCTGAAACCAGTGACTCTGCGGCCAACGAGCAACCAGCGCCGATGTTCTATCCGCAGCGCATCGTCCTGATTCAGATCGAGCCCCCGCATCCACCGCGCGGAACTCCGCTATCGAAAGCAGTCGGCAAAACAGGGATGATCGCGCCGGTCGAATCGCTCGTGAAACTACTCGGCAAGCATTGTCGACTCAGCGACTATCAGTGGCTCGTCGCAACCAACGAACCGACGCAAGCGATCCATCAAGAGTTGGTGCACGCCGGACTCGATAACGTGCTGGTGATGGCCATGCAGATCGAGATTCAGTGGCGCTGCAGCTGCCTCGATCAATCGCCGATGGATCAGCGGATGTTTGGCGGAGTTGCCCATTTCTTTGAAGAGCTTCGTGGGGATGATTCGGTCGACAGCAGCGCGCTTTAACTACGGGTCGCTTGCGCTACAGCTTTTCGACCACGGGCGCGGGTCCCAGTTGTGCGCCGACTTTCAGCCCATAGCCGTTGAGAAACTCGGCCGCAGAGAGGACCCGTTTACCGGCAGGCTGGAGCGACGTGACCACCAGCAGTCCATCGGCTGTCATCACCGTGAGCTTGCCGTGAGCGACGTCGACCACCGTTCCGGGCGGAGCGGCGCTTGCTGTCTCGGCCGGTTCGGCTGTCGCACGATCGATGATCAGCCGCAGCGGCTGTTGCCCCTCGCGTAGCCAGTGGGTGTAGCTGCCGGGCCACGGTTTGAAGGCCCGCACCTGACGCGCGAGGAGCACAGCGCTCCTCCGATAGTCGAGTTCGCCATCGCCCCGCGCAAAGCGCGGCGCTTTGGTCACGAGCGTAGCATCTTGCGGCGTTCCGATCGGCGAAGTGCCATCCCATTGCTCGAGCAGGTCGATCGCTTCGAGCACCGCAGCGACTCCCATCGTCGAGAGTCGCAGTTCGAGCTCGGGCATCGTCTCTTCGGGGCCAATCGGCGTTTCGCGGACAGCCAAAATCGGTCCCCCATCGAGCCTCGGTGTCATGTGAATCACACTCACACCGGTGGTTGCGTCGCCAGCGAGAATCGACCAATGAACCGGCGCACTGCCGCGATATTTCGGCAAGAGCGAGCCGTGCAGATTAATTCCACCCAGCCGCGCTGCGGCAAGCGCTGCAGGCTTCAGGATCTGGCCATAGTCGCAGACAATCAACAGATCGGCGGCCAGCGACGTCAGTAGCGCCACCGATTCGGGCGTGTTGATGCTCTCGGGAGCATGCACCGCGATTTGTCGCGCCACAGCAACATCGCGCATCGGGTTGAGCGATTGTTTTTCACGCCCCTTCGGCGTGGGCGTTGGCCGGGTGACGAGCGCCACCACTTCGTGACCACTCTCGAGCAGCGCTTCAAACGTGGGGACAGCAAACGGTCCCGTCCCCATCATGACCAGTCGCATCGTGTAGGCTCGCGCGGTTTTCGTAACTCTCGAACTTGTTTTGTCGCGATTCTGCGGAGCCAGGTTTTAGCAGTAGCGCTCGTGCCACTTCTTCCACTGCTCGGCGATCGCTTCA
This window of the Pirellula staleyi DSM 6068 genome carries:
- a CDS encoding deoxyribodipyrimidine photo-lyase; translation: MASVPDLRIRVLRDLPVRADGEFVLYWMIAFRRRRSNFSLQRAVEWARELRKPLVILEAVRTRYEWASDRLHRFIIEGMQDNAHDLGELRQSGVVYHPYVEPTHGAGAGLLEALAKRAAVVITDDFPCFFLPQMTKVAARKVPVRMETIDGNGILPMRAADKTFTMAFHFRRWLQKNLKPHLAEEAFPEEDPLARVKLPALKKLPAEITERWPAADFKQLLGARGLAQLPIDHSVTPTSEVGGAASAARVLERFLDSRLSRYGERNEPDANAASGLSPWLHFGHVSVHDIARRALARESWSHAKLSAKTDGKAGAWWGVSAACEGFLDELITWREIGFNFCSRNDNFDQDESLPTWVQKTLDKHAVDPRPNLYTLDQFESSTTHDLLWNAAQRQLVREGRIHNYMRMLWGKKILEWSTSPREALRIMIQLNNKYALDGRNPNSYSGIFWILGRYDRPWSPERPIFGNIRYMSSDNTARKLRVKNYLKQFGSDLPAASQKQMF
- the fmt gene encoding methionyl-tRNA formyltransferase, with the protein product MRLVMMGTGPFAVPTFEALLESGHEVVALVTRPTPTPKGREKQSLNPMRDVAVARQIAVHAPESINTPESVALLTSLAADLLIVCDYGQILKPAALAAARLGGINLHGSLLPKYRGSAPVHWSILAGDATTGVSVIHMTPRLDGGPILAVRETPIGPEETMPELELRLSTMGVAAVLEAIDLLEQWDGTSPIGTPQDATLVTKAPRFARGDGELDYRRSAVLLARQVRAFKPWPGSYTHWLREGQQPLRLIIDRATAEPAETASAAPPGTVVDVAHGKLTVMTADGLLVVTSLQPAGKRVLSAAEFLNGYGLKVGAQLGPAPVVEKL
- a CDS encoding GTP-binding protein, whose amino-acid sequence is MATPSPNISAPLFAVLSPAGAAAIAVIAIWGEAALATLARTFRPLGTKQQTLPLKERVGSVLVGHWQSDLDGEAEEELVVALVAPDAAEISCHGGRSAVARITQSLAREGCVLVDPALYVARSTCDALKLQAMERLTRAKTSLAAAHLLDQTRGALSSAVRYMIDSLERGDVAGARRQIKDLLTTARQAIHLTEPYRVTIVGRPNAGKSALLNQLVGYARAMVFDQPGTTRDVVQVTTALGGYAVEISDTAGVRETSEPIEREGIERTLASIATCDLALLVFDQSAPLTADDQAFLAQVLPRLTAALIVVGNKSDLPPQCSFEQLAAINTTIARAPSLSASALTGAGIRELLALLEKQLVPTPLAQGSPLLFSRELEQAFRQILAALDQSNDPRAIARQLAELLARS